From one Agathobaculum sp. NTUH-O15-33 genomic stretch:
- a CDS encoding DnaD domain-containing protein, whose protein sequence is MSQTSVSLPEGELRVARCDTLDKLIAVGDGDAALLYLYILRHGAVTDDKTAMRALHLTQARFERAAFTLNGLTAPPAPAPAEPAKPQTPAYGSDELRRARVDDHKFSAVCQMAEEALGRTLTEGQLRTLLTAYDHLGLSAEAIIEMLSYLKKEKGAVRLADIRREAYAWADMGIISAQDAQAYLSRRAGEKPLLGAIYQALGADTAAPAPKEQRLAAFALSRGFPPESVELAVRRTEKQQGHKSLDYTLGILRQWDSKGVHTISEITALEPETRAGKAAVGGTQAAPTDAATLTAWEEEWAARVKSHRRQTEE, encoded by the coding sequence ATGTCACAAACCTCCGTTTCGCTGCCCGAGGGCGAGCTGCGCGTCGCCCGGTGCGACACGCTGGACAAGCTGATCGCCGTGGGCGACGGCGACGCCGCCCTTTTATATCTCTATATTCTGCGCCACGGCGCGGTGACGGACGATAAGACCGCCATGCGCGCGCTGCATCTGACGCAGGCCCGGTTCGAGCGCGCCGCCTTTACCCTGAACGGGCTGACCGCGCCGCCGGCCCCCGCGCCCGCGGAACCGGCAAAGCCGCAAACCCCCGCCTACGGCTCGGACGAGCTGCGCCGCGCCCGTGTGGACGACCATAAATTTTCCGCCGTATGCCAAATGGCGGAGGAAGCGCTCGGCCGCACGCTGACCGAGGGACAGCTCCGCACCCTGCTCACCGCGTACGACCACCTTGGCCTGTCGGCGGAGGCGATTATCGAAATGCTTTCCTATCTAAAAAAAGAAAAAGGCGCGGTGCGCCTTGCCGATATCCGCCGCGAGGCTTACGCGTGGGCCGATATGGGCATCATCTCCGCGCAGGACGCGCAAGCCTATCTTTCCCGCAGGGCCGGTGAAAAACCCCTGCTGGGCGCGATCTATCAAGCCCTTGGCGCGGATACCGCCGCGCCCGCCCCCAAGGAGCAGCGCCTTGCCGCGTTCGCCCTGTCGCGCGGCTTCCCGCCTGAATCGGTCGAACTCGCCGTGCGCCGCACCGAAAAGCAGCAGGGCCACAAAAGCCTTGATTACACGCTCGGCATCCTGCGCCAGTGGGACTCCAAGGGCGTACATACGATCAGCGAAATCACCGCGCTGGAACCCGAGACCCGCGCGGGCAAGGCCGCCGTCGGCGGGACGCAGGCCGCGCCGACGGACGCCGCCACGCTTACCGCGTGGGAAGAGGAATGGGCCGCCCGTGTCAAGAGCCACCGGCGGCAAACGGAGGAATAA
- a CDS encoding metallophosphoesterase: protein MLAFIFAPFYIFVNLYLARWVLRWTGAYHRVFGTKTFRVLFGAVYAFLAVTPLSSFVIKSPVWLHRLLKQMNNFWLGCLLYLILAVLLTELILFIARKWRKKDFEGVQRVRQVQGGIALALVCALTFYGVAHAERLYVTEYDIAIDKAGADMTVALLADLHMGYSTDPAYIEEVAAAVNEMRPDLIVYAGDIFDNEYEAVPEPERIGAALASMQSRYGAYACWGNHDLREPILAGFTWDTKDSEKNDPRMEKFLEDAGITLLNDESVTLANGVTIAGRKDPSRTKKVGQSRLTPEELLAGADKEKPVFVIDHQPKELAELAASGADLDLSGHTHDGQMFPGNLTIKLMWENACGHIKVGDMHSVVTSGVGVWGPNMRVGTKSEVVRLNVRFTGIN from the coding sequence ATGCTCGCTTTTATTTTCGCACCATTTTACATATTCGTCAACCTTTATTTGGCCCGCTGGGTGCTGCGCTGGACAGGGGCTTATCACCGCGTTTTCGGCACGAAAACCTTTCGTGTGCTGTTTGGCGCGGTTTATGCATTTCTTGCGGTGACGCCGCTCAGTTCGTTCGTGATCAAGTCGCCGGTATGGCTGCACCGGCTGCTCAAGCAAATGAATAATTTTTGGCTGGGCTGCCTGCTGTATTTGATCTTGGCGGTGTTGTTGACCGAGCTGATTCTTTTTATCGCGCGCAAATGGCGAAAGAAGGATTTCGAGGGCGTGCAGCGCGTGCGGCAGGTGCAGGGCGGTATCGCGCTGGCGCTGGTGTGCGCGCTCACCTTTTACGGCGTGGCGCATGCGGAGCGCCTGTATGTGACAGAATATGATATCGCGATCGACAAGGCGGGGGCGGACATGACCGTGGCGCTGCTGGCCGACCTACACATGGGGTACTCGACGGACCCCGCCTATATCGAGGAGGTCGCGGCGGCGGTTAATGAAATGCGGCCCGATCTGATCGTTTACGCGGGCGATATCTTCGATAACGAGTACGAGGCCGTGCCCGAACCCGAGCGGATCGGCGCCGCGCTCGCCTCCATGCAAAGCCGGTACGGGGCGTACGCCTGCTGGGGCAACCACGACCTGCGCGAGCCGATTTTGGCGGGCTTTACATGGGATACCAAGGATTCTGAAAAAAATGACCCCCGCATGGAAAAATTTTTGGAGGACGCCGGGATCACGCTGCTGAACGATGAAAGCGTCACACTTGCAAACGGTGTGACCATCGCGGGACGGAAAGACCCCTCGCGGACGAAAAAGGTGGGTCAGTCACGGCTAACGCCCGAAGAACTGCTGGCCGGCGCGGACAAGGAAAAGCCGGTTTTTGTCATTGACCACCAACCGAAGGAGCTCGCGGAGCTGGCCGCGAGCGGGGCCGATCTCGATCTGTCCGGCCACACGCACGACGGGCAGATGTTCCCCGGCAACCTGACGATAAAGCTGATGTGGGAAAACGCTTGCGGCCATATTAAGGTGGGCGATATGCATTCGGTCGTCACCTCGGGCGTCGGCGTATGGGGGCCGAACATGCGTGTGGGCACGAAAAGCGAGGTCGTTCGCCTGAACGTGCGCTTTACTGGGATAAATTAG
- a CDS encoding TIGR00282 family metallophosphoesterase, whose amino-acid sequence MKVLAVGDIVGEAGLDTLSALLRRIQREHGIDFTVVNGENAAGVGLTPKQADAMLDAGADVITLGNHTFGKRQIVPYLDDEPCILRPANYAPQAPGRGCGIFDGPRGARILVMNLIGRCEMQFGPDNPFLCADRLLKENAGGYDIALCDFHAGATSEKVAMGYYLDGRCAAVWGTHTHVQTADERVNPKGTGYITDIGMTGPTVSVLGVCPEQSIALFRGDLTEYFKTAPGETALAGAVFEISEDGTCLAVTRIAQKFSR is encoded by the coding sequence ATGAAGGTTTTAGCGGTCGGCGATATCGTCGGCGAGGCGGGGCTGGACACGCTATCGGCGCTTTTGCGCCGCATCCAGCGCGAGCATGGGATCGACTTCACCGTGGTTAACGGGGAAAACGCGGCGGGCGTGGGGCTAACCCCCAAACAGGCCGACGCCATGCTGGACGCGGGCGCGGATGTGATCACGCTCGGCAACCACACGTTCGGCAAGCGGCAGATCGTTCCTTATTTAGACGACGAGCCGTGCATTCTCCGCCCGGCCAATTACGCGCCGCAAGCGCCCGGACGGGGCTGCGGTATTTTTGACGGGCCGCGCGGCGCGCGCATACTGGTGATGAATCTGATCGGCCGGTGCGAGATGCAGTTCGGCCCGGACAACCCGTTTTTGTGCGCCGACCGGTTGCTGAAGGAAAACGCGGGCGGGTACGATATCGCCCTGTGCGATTTCCACGCGGGCGCGACGAGCGAAAAGGTAGCCATGGGCTATTATCTGGATGGCCGCTGCGCCGCCGTTTGGGGCACGCACACCCACGTGCAGACCGCGGACGAGCGCGTCAACCCAAAGGGCACGGGCTATATCACCGATATCGGCATGACGGGGCCGACGGTTTCGGTGCTCGGCGTGTGTCCGGAGCAGTCCATCGCGCTGTTTCGCGGCGATTTGACCGAATACTTTAAAACAGCGCCCGGCGAGACGGCGCTCGCGGGCGCTGTGTTCGAGATCAGCGAAGACGGAACATGCCTTGCGGTGACGCGAATAGCACAGAAATTTTCTCGGTAA
- a CDS encoding DUF4914 family protein has protein sequence MNPLLTKFTFTDELTDVIENCKGVSVPTSKAELYEMVFGPDKADVYDVVFDVKGRGPVKEGDVTRCKNGASVNYVEDYMRRRDPDCMRIADDKPTDKKRFADVYGYPFADLRRETMEWFKEQELILMPFNSGGNIYGYGSMLVCPKQAAFFAFALAHLQGFVNAEESEGYKPRAIVYVAPPFRHTHFDGKQVVVHNRLDDCHEVFSYNLYPGPSAKKGVYSVLLDIGEQENWVTAHTSCGRLVTPYENEMVIMHEGASGGGKSEMLQDISRQPDNRVLLSTNTVTGEETFLNMGPTCSIEPVCDDMATCYPSIQNRSGKLCLVDGEDGWFLRMDGVTHYGSDPVYERICTEPAEPLIFFNMEGHPGSTLLIWEHTLDSNGKRCPNPRAIVPRWDVPHIVKEPVEVDVRSFGVRMPPTTRENPNYGIMGMMHIIPPALAWLWRLVAPRGFNNPSIVSGNELKSEGVGSYWPFATGKRVKQANLLLDQITACPNTRYVLIPNQHIGVYKVGFMAEWISREYLARHGGAKIRREHLQPARCPLLGYAMKDLTIDGQRIRSKYLRVDTQDRVGEDGYDAGAKILTDFFKKEVAKFDTPELHPLGKQIIDCFMNGGTLEDYEAITPTNL, from the coding sequence ATGAACCCACTGCTCACCAAATTCACTTTTACGGATGAACTGACGGACGTTATCGAAAACTGCAAGGGCGTTTCAGTTCCTACAAGCAAGGCCGAGCTGTACGAAATGGTGTTCGGGCCGGACAAGGCGGACGTGTACGACGTTGTTTTCGACGTAAAGGGACGCGGCCCCGTCAAGGAAGGCGACGTAACCCGCTGCAAGAACGGCGCTTCGGTCAACTACGTGGAGGACTACATGCGCCGCCGCGATCCCGACTGCATGCGCATCGCGGACGACAAGCCCACGGACAAAAAGCGGTTTGCCGATGTTTACGGCTATCCCTTTGCCGACCTGCGCCGCGAGACCATGGAATGGTTTAAGGAACAGGAACTGATCCTGATGCCCTTCAATTCCGGCGGCAACATCTACGGCTACGGCTCTATGCTGGTCTGCCCCAAGCAGGCCGCGTTTTTTGCGTTTGCGCTGGCTCATTTGCAGGGCTTTGTAAACGCCGAGGAATCGGAGGGCTATAAGCCGCGCGCGATCGTTTACGTCGCGCCCCCGTTCCGCCACACCCATTTTGACGGCAAGCAGGTCGTCGTGCACAACCGTTTGGACGACTGCCACGAGGTATTCTCCTACAACCTTTATCCCGGCCCGTCCGCGAAGAAGGGCGTTTACTCCGTGCTGCTCGATATCGGCGAGCAGGAAAACTGGGTCACCGCGCACACCTCTTGCGGCCGCCTCGTCACCCCGTACGAGAACGAGATGGTCATCATGCACGAGGGCGCTTCGGGCGGCGGCAAGAGCGAAATGCTGCAGGATATCTCCCGCCAGCCGGATAACCGCGTGCTGCTTTCGACCAACACGGTGACCGGTGAGGAGACCTTCCTCAACATGGGCCCGACCTGCTCGATCGAGCCGGTGTGCGATGATATGGCCACCTGCTATCCCTCCATCCAGAACCGATCCGGCAAGCTGTGCCTCGTCGACGGCGAGGACGGCTGGTTCCTCCGCATGGACGGCGTCACGCACTACGGCTCCGACCCGGTTTATGAGCGAATCTGCACCGAGCCCGCCGAGCCGCTGATCTTCTTTAATATGGAAGGACACCCCGGTTCGACGCTGCTGATCTGGGAGCACACGCTCGATTCCAACGGCAAGCGCTGCCCCAATCCGCGCGCCATCGTGCCGCGCTGGGATGTGCCGCATATCGTCAAGGAGCCTGTCGAGGTCGACGTGCGCTCGTTCGGCGTCCGTATGCCCCCCACAACGCGCGAGAACCCGAACTACGGCATCATGGGCATGATGCATATCATTCCGCCCGCGCTCGCTTGGCTGTGGCGTCTCGTCGCGCCGCGCGGCTTTAACAACCCGTCCATCGTTTCCGGCAACGAGCTCAAGAGCGAGGGCGTCGGTTCCTATTGGCCCTTTGCGACCGGCAAGCGCGTCAAGCAGGCCAACCTGCTGCTCGACCAGATCACCGCTTGCCCGAACACCCGCTACGTGCTCATCCCGAACCAGCACATCGGCGTGTACAAGGTCGGCTTCATGGCGGAATGGATCAGCCGCGAGTATCTGGCCCGCCACGGCGGCGCGAAGATCCGCCGCGAGCACTTGCAGCCCGCGCGCTGCCCGCTGCTCGGCTACGCGATGAAGGATCTGACCATCGACGGCCAGCGCATCCGTTCCAAGTACCTGCGCGTTGACACGCAGGACCGCGTCGGCGAGGACGGCTATGACGCGGGCGCCAAGATCTTGACCGATTTCTTCAAGAAAGAAGTCGCCAAGTTCGATACGCCTGAGCTTCACCCCCTCGGCAAGCAGATCATCGACTGCTTCATGAACGGCGGTACGCTCGAGGATTACGAGGCGATCACGCCCACCAATTTATAA
- a CDS encoding DapH/DapD/GlmU-related protein — MSNVIAAIAGGLFDEGGVSAFSRPVLFGTAGDAVLGALPKEAQTCYFAHDERENPIAGAESIPLAENRFASFSSLTDAEQVIVIAEPFALAEDDALEHLIESHTITGYGVSVLVAEQQGFDAEGQPIPADPAVLVAVFTGKMLGAALASGADTLDALVEAAVAAGAQKGVAVTNEIVAIRDGASAYVAQLAVQNRVNFGLIQNGVQLFDPTSTYIAPDAEIEPGAVILPGCHIRPGCKVGAKAVIGPNSILEKAQIGAGTTVNNSQVYESTVGENVTVGPFAYIRPQCVVGNGCRIGDFVELKKSTIGDGTKVSHLTYIGDATVGERVNFGCGTVVVNYDGYHKNQTIIGDDCFIGCNTNLVSPVKLGDRVFTAAGTTVTKDVQDGALCVARARQTVMDGWNDRRRAAHEKEKK, encoded by the coding sequence ATGAGTAATGTGATTGCCGCCATTGCAGGCGGTCTGTTCGATGAGGGCGGCGTTTCCGCTTTTTCGCGCCCCGTGCTGTTTGGCACGGCGGGGGACGCGGTGCTGGGTGCGCTGCCGAAGGAAGCCCAAACATGCTATTTTGCGCATGACGAGCGCGAGAACCCGATCGCCGGGGCCGAGAGCATCCCGCTCGCGGAAAACCGCTTTGCCTCGTTTTCTTCGCTGACGGACGCGGAGCAGGTAATCGTCATCGCCGAGCCCTTCGCCCTCGCGGAGGACGACGCGCTCGAGCATTTAATCGAAAGCCATACCATTACGGGCTACGGCGTGAGCGTTTTGGTGGCGGAGCAGCAGGGCTTTGACGCCGAGGGCCAGCCCATCCCCGCCGACCCGGCCGTGCTGGTCGCTGTGTTTACCGGCAAAATGCTGGGCGCGGCGCTCGCGAGCGGCGCGGATACGCTGGACGCTTTGGTGGAAGCCGCGGTCGCGGCGGGCGCGCAAAAGGGCGTTGCCGTCACCAACGAGATCGTCGCCATTCGCGACGGCGCTTCCGCTTATGTGGCGCAGCTTGCCGTGCAGAACCGCGTCAATTTCGGCCTGATCCAAAACGGCGTACAGCTTTTTGATCCCACCAGCACCTACATCGCGCCCGACGCGGAAATCGAACCGGGCGCAGTCATTTTGCCGGGCTGCCATATCCGCCCGGGCTGCAAGGTCGGCGCGAAGGCCGTCATCGGCCCGAACAGCATCCTTGAAAAGGCGCAGATCGGCGCGGGCACCACGGTGAACAACTCGCAGGTGTATGAATCGACCGTGGGCGAAAACGTCACGGTTGGCCCGTTCGCTTATATCCGCCCGCAGTGCGTGGTTGGCAACGGCTGCCGCATCGGCGATTTTGTGGAGCTGAAAAAGTCCACAATCGGCGACGGCACCAAGGTATCGCACCTGACCTACATCGGCGACGCGACCGTGGGCGAGCGCGTCAACTTCGGCTGCGGCACCGTCGTGGTCAACTACGACGGCTACCATAAGAACCAAACCATCATTGGGGACGACTGCTTTATCGGCTGCAACACCAACCTTGTCTCCCCCGTAAAGCTCGGCGACCGCGTGTTCACCGCGGCGGGCACGACCGTGACCAAGGACGTGCAGGACGGCGCTTTGTGCGTTGCGCGCGCACGACAGACCGTAATGGACGGCTGGAACGACCGCCGCCGCGCCGCGCATGAAAAAGAGAAAAAATAA
- a CDS encoding ribose-phosphate diphosphokinase, with translation MISHGKNIKIFAGNSHPALAMQIASALGLPLGKSSISTFADGEISVSIMESVRGSDVFLVQSTCGPVNNNLMELLIMIDSCKRASAGRITAVIPYFGYARQDRKSKARDPISAKLVADLITAAGADRVLTMDLHAAQIQGFFNIPVDMMLGASVLIPYIAGKFGVGADDLIVVSPDLGSVARARKFTEKLDLKLAIIDKRRPKANVSEVMNIIGDVRGKKCILVDDLIDTAGTLCHAAEALVEKGGATEVYACATHGVLSGPAVERISNSPIREMALLDTIPLPQEKKIDKINVLSTAPIFTEAIARIYEEVSVSTLFD, from the coding sequence ATGATATCTCACGGAAAAAACATCAAGATCTTCGCCGGCAACTCTCACCCGGCGCTTGCCATGCAGATCGCTTCGGCCCTCGGCCTGCCGCTCGGCAAGTCGTCGATCTCCACCTTTGCGGATGGCGAGATCTCGGTCTCCATTATGGAATCCGTGCGCGGTTCGGATGTGTTTCTGGTGCAGTCCACCTGCGGCCCTGTCAATAACAACCTGATGGAGCTGCTCATTATGATCGATTCCTGCAAGCGCGCTTCCGCGGGCCGCATCACGGCGGTCATCCCGTACTTCGGCTATGCCCGGCAGGACCGCAAGAGCAAGGCGCGCGACCCGATCTCCGCCAAGCTGGTGGCCGATCTGATCACCGCCGCCGGCGCGGACCGCGTGCTGACCATGGATCTGCACGCCGCGCAGATTCAAGGCTTCTTTAACATTCCGGTCGATATGATGCTGGGCGCTTCCGTGCTCATCCCGTATATCGCGGGCAAGTTCGGCGTGGGCGCGGACGATCTGATCGTCGTTTCGCCCGATCTGGGCTCTGTCGCCCGTGCGCGCAAGTTTACGGAAAAGCTCGATCTCAAACTCGCCATTATCGACAAGCGCCGCCCCAAGGCCAATGTCAGCGAGGTCATGAACATCATCGGCGACGTGAGGGGCAAGAAGTGCATTTTGGTAGACGACCTGATCGATACCGCCGGTACGCTGTGCCACGCCGCGGAAGCGCTCGTTGAAAAGGGCGGCGCGACCGAGGTATACGCCTGCGCGACCCACGGCGTGCTTTCCGGCCCGGCGGTGGAGCGCATCTCGAACAGCCCGATCCGGGAAATGGCGCTGCTCGATACCATTCCGCTGCCGCAGGAGAAGAAGATCGATAAGATCAATGTTCTTTCCACCGCGCCCATTTTTACCGAGGCAATCGCAAGAATTTACGAAGAGGTGTCTGTTTCCACGCTGTTTGATTAA
- a CDS encoding helix-turn-helix domain-containing protein, with protein MEEQKIKQDRIKIGANIRRVRLSKGLGQTDLVRALDLLGVKMTRETLVKIERGVQHISASQLCGIRDALHTTYDELLCKENKHTHNM; from the coding sequence ATGGAAGAACAAAAAATTAAACAAGATAGAATTAAGATTGGAGCCAATATACGCCGCGTGCGATTGAGTAAAGGGCTGGGTCAAACTGATCTAGTACGAGCACTTGATTTGTTAGGTGTTAAAATGACACGAGAAACGTTGGTCAAAATTGAGCGTGGTGTGCAGCATATCAGCGCGTCTCAACTGTGTGGAATCCGTGATGCCTTACACACCACATATGACGAATTGCTTTGCAAAGAAAATAAGCATACTCATAATATGTAA
- a CDS encoding Cof-type HAD-IIB family hydrolase: MREIDLIALDLDGTALMPDNTVSERTKEAVRRAKQAGVHVVIATGRICAEAREFAREIGADDTMVTSGGATLSSVEYGTCSVRISMPWEPAVRAAAVVERIGMTAMVYAGERLLITPYDEIEFGRYKSNEGYLAAKQVEASVAEYIANERLSVDKIFVRSSDDANLRYARAQLESIPGVRVMSSASDNIEIISPIADKGMALGMLCRTLGTNLSRAAAIGDSENDMEMLHAVALPVAMGNATDAVKAACRRTTATNAMDGVAKAIEEILDSETH, from the coding sequence ATGCGGGAAATTGATCTGATCGCGCTTGATCTGGATGGGACGGCGCTCATGCCGGACAACACGGTATCCGAACGAACGAAGGAGGCGGTGCGCCGGGCAAAGCAGGCGGGGGTGCACGTGGTGATTGCCACCGGGCGCATCTGCGCGGAGGCGCGCGAGTTCGCGCGCGAGATCGGCGCGGACGACACCATGGTCACATCGGGCGGGGCGACGCTGTCCTCGGTCGAATACGGCACGTGCTCGGTGCGTATCTCGATGCCGTGGGAACCCGCGGTGCGCGCAGCCGCCGTGGTGGAGCGCATCGGCATGACCGCTATGGTCTACGCGGGCGAGCGCCTGCTCATCACGCCTTATGACGAGATCGAGTTTGGCCGTTATAAATCGAACGAGGGCTATCTCGCCGCCAAGCAGGTCGAAGCGTCTGTGGCCGAGTATATCGCGAACGAGCGCCTATCGGTGGATAAGATCTTCGTCCGTTCGAGCGACGACGCAAACCTGCGCTATGCGCGCGCCCAGCTTGAAAGCATCCCCGGCGTGCGGGTGATGAGCTCCGCGTCGGACAACATCGAAATCATTTCGCCGATCGCGGATAAGGGCATGGCGCTTGGCATGCTGTGCCGCACGCTCGGCACCAACCTGAGCCGGGCCGCCGCCATTGGAGACAGCGAAAACGATATGGAAATGCTGCACGCGGTCGCGCTGCCGGTCGCCATGGGCAACGCGACCGACGCGGTCAAGGCCGCCTGCCGCCGCACCACCGCGACCAACGCCAT
- a CDS encoding DUF975 family protein, whose amino-acid sequence MWERRELKARGKRSFMRNFWAAVAVCFILAFTGAEFGDSVSFIRDFDASRAQTEVEVIHEQTTVSNWDTILKWLDIDPTDGTHPMWATATQSVKPFFDTLTGPASALFAFLDRSGSSGWGGVTLAVLGMAGGVWFSIFVVSVLVVGARRFFLEARVEDHISIAALFTPFHKGNWLNTARAMLLQSFYLILWMFTMVGGFIKMYAYRMVPYILAENPQAGAREAIRLSRQMMHGNKWRCFVIDLTFMIQWTLLPTLGASVLGLILGLSTGHPTLSGSIAGLLTCLLSLFFVNGYKAATYAELYVALRAEQLEKQAPLASLFIVPEFGRKPVSGPKEKLAADGVTLYTGPVVFHRARHHKFDYTRKYTLKTLILLFFAFAFAGWVWEVALHIVTQGMFINRGTMFGPWLPIYGAGGALVLLLLKRLFKSPVATFLVSMVLCSVIEYFTSWYLEATKGVRWWDYSGYFMNLNGRICLEGAVVFGLGCCAVVYFAGPLLGGLIDRLSSPVQLVLCAVLVALFTTDAVYSHFHPNAGKGITDYNDWENQPASGAEAYLTEKISVLFASPQGMFRLR is encoded by the coding sequence ATGTGGGAAAGAAGAGAGCTTAAAGCGCGGGGCAAGCGGAGCTTCATGCGCAACTTTTGGGCGGCCGTGGCCGTCTGTTTTATCCTTGCGTTCACCGGCGCGGAATTTGGGGATTCCGTGTCCTTCATCCGCGATTTTGACGCGTCGCGCGCCCAGACCGAGGTAGAGGTCATACACGAGCAAACCACCGTTTCCAACTGGGACACCATTTTAAAATGGCTGGATATCGACCCCACGGACGGCACGCATCCGATGTGGGCCACCGCCACGCAAAGCGTAAAACCCTTTTTTGATACGCTGACCGGTCCGGCCTCGGCCCTATTCGCTTTTCTCGACCGGTCGGGCTCGTCCGGCTGGGGCGGCGTTACGCTCGCCGTTCTCGGCATGGCGGGCGGCGTGTGGTTCTCCATTTTCGTCGTAAGCGTGCTGGTGGTCGGCGCGCGGCGCTTCTTTTTAGAGGCCCGCGTGGAGGATCATATCAGCATCGCGGCCCTGTTCACGCCGTTTCATAAAGGCAACTGGCTGAACACCGCGCGGGCCATGCTGCTGCAATCGTTCTACCTCATCCTGTGGATGTTCACCATGGTCGGCGGCTTCATCAAAATGTACGCCTACCGCATGGTGCCTTACATACTCGCGGAAAACCCGCAGGCAGGCGCGCGCGAAGCAATCCGCTTGTCCCGGCAGATGATGCACGGCAACAAATGGCGCTGCTTTGTGATCGACCTGACCTTTATGATCCAGTGGACGCTGCTGCCCACGTTGGGCGCGAGCGTTTTGGGGCTAATCCTCGGTTTGTCCACCGGCCACCCGACGCTTTCCGGGTCGATCGCCGGGCTGCTCACCTGCCTGCTGTCCCTATTCTTCGTCAACGGCTATAAAGCGGCCACCTACGCCGAGCTGTACGTCGCGCTGCGCGCCGAACAGCTGGAAAAACAAGCGCCGCTCGCCTCCCTTTTCATCGTACCGGAATTTGGCCGCAAGCCGGTATCCGGCCCCAAGGAAAAGCTGGCGGCGGATGGCGTCACCCTCTATACCGGCCCGGTCGTGTTCCACCGGGCGCGCCACCATAAGTTCGATTACACCCGGAAGTACACGCTGAAAACGCTTATTTTGCTTTTCTTCGCGTTTGCCTTCGCCGGTTGGGTGTGGGAAGTCGCGCTGCACATCGTCACGCAGGGCATGTTCATCAACCGCGGCACGATGTTTGGCCCGTGGCTGCCGATTTACGGCGCGGGCGGCGCGCTGGTGCTGCTGCTTTTAAAACGCCTGTTCAAAAGCCCGGTCGCGACTTTTCTGGTCTCCATGGTGCTGTGCAGCGTGATCGAATACTTCACCAGTTGGTATCTGGAAGCGACCAAGGGCGTGCGCTGGTGGGATTACAGCGGCTATTTCATGAACCTGAACGGCCGCATCTGCTTGGAAGGCGCCGTGGTGTTCGGCCTTGGCTGCTGCGCGGTGGTCTACTTCGCCGGGCCGCTGCTCGGCGGGCTGATCGACCGGCTGTCCTCGCCCGTGCAGCTCGTGCTGTGCGCCGTGCTGGTCGCGCTGTTCACCACGGACGCGGTCTATTCCCACTTCCACCCGAACGCGGGTAAGGGCATCACGGATTATAACGACTGGGAAAACCAGCCCGCGTCGGGAGCCGAAGCGTACCTTACCGAGAAAATTTCTGTGCTATTCGCGTCACCGCAAGGCATGTTCCGTCTTCGCTGA
- a CDS encoding ATP-binding protein: MPYDKKILSEAKRELERERQQRQQQLIDRQSEIYAKLPRVRAIDRTLSATAASVLRVALESGDDPTAAIERLRDQNLALQEERARLLTTAGYPADYLADKPVCPLCGDTGYVGSVLCDCIKARCARLLTEELSAALPIRDQNFAAFRLDYYSTRPDGRLGVSPRENMEYNLGECRAYAKSFGPHSPNLLLTGSTGLGKTFLSTCIAQAVSERGFSVAYDTAINILAAYETLKFGSGDGAAAADRTARYERADLLIIDDMGTEMGTAFTVSALYNLINNRLMASRPMIINTNLPAEVLAEKYSPAVASRLLGEFTSLRFIGEDIRLLKKHAR, translated from the coding sequence ATGCCATACGATAAAAAGATCCTATCCGAAGCAAAGCGCGAATTGGAGCGCGAGCGCCAGCAGCGCCAGCAGCAGCTGATCGACCGGCAAAGTGAAATATACGCGAAGCTGCCCCGTGTCCGCGCGATCGACCGCACGCTTTCAGCCACGGCGGCCAGCGTATTGCGGGTGGCGCTCGAATCGGGCGACGACCCGACCGCCGCTATCGAGCGGCTGCGCGATCAAAACCTTGCCTTACAAGAAGAGCGCGCCAGACTGCTCACCACGGCGGGTTATCCCGCCGATTATCTGGCGGACAAGCCCGTCTGCCCGCTCTGCGGGGATACCGGCTACGTCGGCAGCGTGCTGTGCGACTGTATCAAGGCGCGCTGCGCTCGCCTGCTGACCGAAGAGCTTTCCGCCGCGCTGCCCATACGCGACCAAAACTTCGCCGCCTTTCGGCTGGACTATTATTCGACCCGGCCAGACGGCCGCCTCGGCGTTTCTCCGCGCGAAAATATGGAGTACAATCTCGGCGAATGCCGTGCCTATGCAAAAAGCTTTGGCCCGCACTCGCCTAATTTGCTGCTGACCGGCTCCACCGGCTTGGGTAAGACCTTCCTTTCCACCTGCATCGCGCAGGCGGTATCGGAGCGCGGCTTTTCCGTAGCCTACGATACGGCGATCAACATTTTAGCCGCCTACGAAACGCTTAAATTCGGCTCCGGCGATGGAGCCGCCGCCGCCGACCGCACCGCCCGCTACGAGCGCGCCGACCTGCTCATCATCGACGATATGGGCACCGAAATGGGCACGGCGTTCACCGTGTCGGCGCTTTACAATCTGATCAATAACCGCCTGATGGCAAGCCGCCCGATGATCATCAACACCAACCTGCCAGCTGAGGTGCTAGCGGAGAAATATTCCCCCGCCGTCGCCTCCCGCCTGCTTGGCGAGTTCACGTCCCTGCGGTTCATTGGCGAAGACATCCGGCTGCTGAAAAAGCATGCCCGTTGA